The window GCGCCGTTTCTGAGCGCGGCATGGCGGCACATATCGTCGAAGAGGTCGTCGCGCCGCCCGAAGACGCCGCTGAAAGCGAAAGCGACGACAATCGGCCTCTCGTCTTCGGGAATGTCCGCCGTGCGCCGCGTCACATCCGCCAAGCGCTCATGCAGCCTTCCAGTCAAGGCCGCCGCTTCCTCTTCCCTGCCGATCACCTTGCCGATGGACTCGATGCGTGGAAAAACCGCCTCGATACTCTTGGGCGTTTTGGAAACAAAGACCGTCAGGCCCAGATCGCGCATACTCGCCACGAGTTCCTTCGGCACGCTGTCCGTCGTGAGCACAAGGTCGGGATGCTGTGCGAGCACGCGCTCGGGACTCTTGTCGTGCAGCTTGACAGGTACGGCTTTCGCCGCCTCTGCCATGCACGAAAGCCCCGCATCATCCACGTAGGATGAAAGCGCCGCAATCTGTTCAGGTGGCGCGAGCGCGAGCAAAATTTCATCCGTGCCGAGATTGAGCGAGACGATGCGCTGCGGCTTCTCATGCAGCACGATCTCCGTGCCCATATCGTCTGTGCCGCAAAAGAAATCGCCCGCTTCTTCCTCCACCGCCGTTCCCCCGCGCGCACATGCGCAGAGGAGGACGGTGACAGCGAGAAGGAGCGCCGGCACCACGCCGCGCCGCCATGCGTCAGAACGTATGCGCATAGGTCAGGCGGAAGTTCAGAGGCAAATCGAGGTTGCCGTAGCGGTTCGAATAGTTCTCGCGATCGAGGAGATTGTAGATACCAAGCGTCACCGTATCATTCTTGCCGGCTGTATAGATAACATTCATATTAAGCTGCAGCTTATCCGGCACATCTTGTGCTGCCCCATATCTTTGAGCCGTATATTCACGATCTCCAAGATATTTGAGGTTCAAATTTCCCTGCCATTTTTTCATCTTATAATCAACACGTACGAGTCCTTCGACGCGTCCTGCATCCTGTACCCAGCCTTTACTTCCCGAAGGATCCTTGATTTCAGGATTGGAGAATCCTGCACCAAGGCTAAAGCTCCATGTATCATTGAAGCGTTTCGTATATTCGATTTCAAATCCCGTATTGCGAAAATCGCCCTTGTTCACTGCGTAACTTTGCTGCGTAGCCGGATTCAGAGCCCAGCCAATCTTATTCTTCATATCCATATGATAGACAGCAGCTTTCCACAGATCATTGCCACGCCTAATCTTAATGCCGGTTTCATACGTCCAGCCGCTCTCAGGCTTAAGACCTGTCGGATTGAAATTCTTATACCGGAAGCTATCATCTACCGTCGGCATCTGAAATGCTTTGCCAACATTGATGTACCATGCTGTATTGCGATCGAATTGATAATTCGTCTGGAATTGCGGCATAAAGACGCTTTGATCCTTCTCGGGATCATTGATCCATTCACCACGCAGTCCGAGTGTGAAATTGAAACGTGGCGTGAATTGCTTGCTGTATGAAGCATAAAGCGCATTTCCCGTGCGCACAGCCGTACGCTCTTTCGCCGGCGTATCGATGCCCTCACGCTTATAAGAATAGCCCAAAACCAGCGAATCTTTTCCAATCTTCCAGTTCTTTTGCAAGTCGAAAATCTGACCATCCATCGTTGCGTTGCTGTCATTTTTTTGATTTTTGATATAGTCATACCCATCTACCTGACGATAGTTATAACCAAGAACAGCGTGGATGCCATTTTCTTTCCCTTGGTAAACCAGACTAGCTGTATGGCGGCGATCATTATAGCGATAATTATATTTCACCCCCGTAGGAACAAGAGTATTTCCTGACTTCCTGTACTGGATTCCCCCGCGGGTAATATCACCTTCCATATAGTTGTAGTTCAGAGATATTTCTTCGGTCAGTTGTGCGATGAGTCCCACACGGCTTTTCTTTCCCTTGCCGACCCACCAATCAACCCATGAGATCTTATCAATGCCAAAGCCGTTGGAATGCGATAGATCCTTTGACCACTCACGACTCACATCGACGATGATACGATCTCCCATATAGGTTGCTTCACTTTTCTTGAAATAATTTCCAACCGTTTGATTTATTTGAAATTCTGGTTCTCCCTCCTTCGGCTTCTTCAAAATGATATTGATAACACCGCCCATAGCCTCGCCGCCGTAGAGTGTAGATGCAGCTCCCTTGACGATCTCGATGCGCTCGACCATCGCGGCGGGTATATTTTCAGTACTCGGGTAATTCTTGAGATTCATCGGCACGCCGTTGACCATGACGAGCGTGCCCCTGTCATAGCCGCGCAATGTGATGCGTCCGGCCGCAAAACCGAAATCCTGCCCTGTCTCGCCGAAGGACGTGCTCGTCGAGCCGATCTGCTGGTCGATCGCCTCAAATACGTTGCGATAGCCCGCTTTTTCAATATCCTTCGCTGTGATGATCGTCGTCGTCGCGGGCGTATCAAGATCGCTCTTCCACCTGCGCTGCGCCGTCACGAGCGTATCAGGCAAATCATGGCCACCGCTTTCTGCAGTTTCCGCACTTTGTTCCTGCACCTGCGTCGTTTTCGCTGCCGCCTTTCCTGCCGCCGCATTTTCCGCCGCATACGCCTCGCCCGATAGGCTCATGCCCGCGATTGCCGCAAGCACCGCCCACGTCAGATGTCTCTTGCCTTTCATCTACATCACCCTTTCCAAAAATAAAGCGCCCCTCCTGCAAGGCAGAAAAGGCGCATAAGGGCGACGCAAAAAAATCCCGGCAGTTTCGCCGGGAGGATTATGTTCGTGCAGCCGAAGAAACGCCAAACGGCGCTTCCTTAATCCCCTTCCCATCACTCGCAGGTCAAATGGCGATTGTCCATCAGGCAGTTCTCCTGGCTCCAGCTCATCGCTCCCTGCGCCTTCCCAAGGCATTCGCCCCAGTGACATTCCTTGCAGGGTTGCTCGCTGCTACAGTGGCGGGACCGCTCCGGCTTCTACCGAATTCCCTATTAAGTCTTGCGACACCTGATCCAACGATATGAAATTCCTATAAAAGAATAGCATTGATTTATTCCTATGTCAAGCATAGGAATTCGATAGGAATCATTCTCCTTGTAGAAATTCCCTATTCAACATAGTGACTGAAACTGCCGATGACGAGCGTCGGAAACTCCTTCTTGAGCCGTTCCAAAAACTCCCTAGCACCGACTGCCTCGCCCTGCGCCTCGGGCATGACTTCGAGGAAGGCATCGGGATCGACATTGAGGTTGCGCACCTGCACCATGTTGACTGGCAGCTCGCGAAAGAAGCTGCGCCACGCTTCAAGTTCTTCGGCGCGGTCGTTGAAGCCCGGAAAGAAGAGCATGTTGAGCGACACGTATACACCGTGCGAAAGCGCGTAGCGAATAGACTCCTTGACGTCAGCGAGCGTGTAATTGCTGCGGTAGTACGCC of the Selenomonas sputigena genome contains:
- a CDS encoding ABC transporter substrate-binding protein — its product is MRIRSDAWRRGVVPALLLAVTVLLCACARGGTAVEEEAGDFFCGTDDMGTEIVLHEKPQRIVSLNLGTDEILLALAPPEQIAALSSYVDDAGLSCMAEAAKAVPVKLHDKSPERVLAQHPDLVLTTDSVPKELVASMRDLGLTVFVSKTPKSIEAVFPRIESIGKVIGREEEAAALTGRLHERLADVTRRTADIPEDERPIVVAFAFSGVFGRRDDLFDDMCRHAALRNGAAMAGLTKDNSISMEQVVALDPDVFLLPSWSAEGEKTEEFREKLRNDPLFKHVKAVRENRLYCVPDTYRYSASQNAVEAVYVLAKTVYPERFADEGGASAGN
- a CDS encoding TonB-dependent receptor plug domain-containing protein, which encodes MKGKRHLTWAVLAAIAGMSLSGEAYAAENAAAGKAAAKTTQVQEQSAETAESGGHDLPDTLVTAQRRWKSDLDTPATTTIITAKDIEKAGYRNVFEAIDQQIGSTSTSFGETGQDFGFAAGRITLRGYDRGTLVMVNGVPMNLKNYPSTENIPAAMVERIEIVKGAASTLYGGEAMGGVINIILKKPKEGEPEFQINQTVGNYFKKSEATYMGDRIIVDVSREWSKDLSHSNGFGIDKISWVDWWVGKGKKSRVGLIAQLTEEISLNYNYMEGDITRGGIQYRKSGNTLVPTGVKYNYRYNDRRHTASLVYQGKENGIHAVLGYNYRQVDGYDYIKNQKNDSNATMDGQIFDLQKNWKIGKDSLVLGYSYKREGIDTPAKERTAVRTGNALYASYSKQFTPRFNFTLGLRGEWINDPEKDQSVFMPQFQTNYQFDRNTAWYINVGKAFQMPTVDDSFRYKNFNPTGLKPESGWTYETGIKIRRGNDLWKAAVYHMDMKNKIGWALNPATQQSYAVNKGDFRNTGFEIEYTKRFNDTWSFSLGAGFSNPEIKDPSGSKGWVQDAGRVEGLVRVDYKMKKWQGNLNLKYLGDREYTAQRYGAAQDVPDKLQLNMNVIYTAGKNDTVTLGIYNLLDRENYSNRYGNLDLPLNFRLTYAHTF